A single region of the Capra hircus breed San Clemente chromosome X unlocalized genomic scaffold, ASM170441v1, whole genome shotgun sequence genome encodes:
- the STARD8 gene encoding stAR-related lipid transfer protein 8 — MTLNSCASMKLEVHFQCKQNEDSEEEEHCTISNHWTFERESKQWSHMGSSDLLAPPSPGLPVTSSCEGVLTELSATSLPAITVSLPPKPADLPLLGHSSSPSHWPFLSLTRGQEGPQDKTKKHRSQSFLKHLESLRRKEKGGGRQADLEHSSVTSEKVTKAFSFRSRHGFFYRAKNQAATSASGSGSETQRAWEAWPEAMFQRPPRAHQGDCLVHVPRDHKPGTFPRSLSIESLCPEDGHRLADWQPGRHWGCEGRRGSCGSTGSHASIYDNMPELYPAEPVLAGAEAEEEEEEGGDSYTHLDDILQHVWGLQQRVELWSQAMCPDLGPRDKEEEEEDEVEEEATSTVEIATDGVEGQTSEARTQGEAPALRESLALGHVDVQLGVLAQPQTPAKAEFLAQSETGAPGFAQDHEEETHSGGEPTSSSSLSVEEGHVSDTVASSSELDSSRNSMNEAEATGSPTGLQTSVSRERRDSGVGASLTRPCRKLRWHSFQNSHRPSLNSESLEINRQFASQIHLLHKGSLLRLTTFMEKYTIPHKQGWVWSVPKFMKRNKTPDYRGQQVFGVPPLIHVQRTGQPLPQSIQQAMRYLRSQCLDQVGIFRKSGVKSRIQNLRQMNETSPDNVCYDGQSAYDVADLLKQYFRDLPEPIFTSKLTTTFLQIYQLLPKDQWLAATQAATLLLPDENREVLQTLLYFLSDIASAEENQMTAGNLAVCLAPSIFHLNVSKKDNPSPRIKNKRSLVGRPGPRDLSENMAATQGLSYMISDCKKLFQVPQDMVLQLCGSYSAAELSPPGPALAELRQAQAAGVSLSLYMEESIQELLHNAAERFKGWMSMPGPQRTELACKKAPDGHPLRVWKASTEVAAPPAVVLHRVLRERALWDEDLLRAQVLEALMPGVELYHYVTDSMAPHPCRDFVVLRMWRSDLPRGGCLLVSQSLDPEQPVPESGVRALMLTSQYLMEPCGLGRSRLTHICRADLRGRSPDWYNKVFGHLCAMEVAKIRDSFPTMQAAGPETKL; from the exons ATGACCTTGAACAGTTGTGCCTCGATGAAACTGGAGGTTCATTTTCAATGCAAGCAG AATGAAGACTCAGAGGAGGAAGAGCACTGTACCATCAGCAACCACTGGACCTTTGAGCGAGAAAGTAAGCAGTGGTCTCACATGGGGTCCTCTGACTTGTTGGCCCCACCAAGCCCTGGCCTGCCAGTGACCTCTAGCTGTGAGGGCGTCCTCACTGAGCTTAGTGCCACCTCCCTGCCTGCCATCACCGTGAGCCTACCACCTAAGCCAGCGGATCTGCCCTTGCTAGGCCATTCTTCCAGCCCAAGTCACTGGCCCTTCCTCAGCCTCACTCGGGGCCAGGAGGGCCCCCAGGACAAAACCAAGAAGCACCgttcccagagcttcctcaagcACCTTGAGTCTCTGAGGCGGAAGGAAAAGGGTGGAGGCCGGCAAGCAGATCTGGAGCACAGCTCAGTCACCTCAGAAAAGGTTACCAAAGCCTTCTCTTTCCGAAGTCGCCATGGCTTCTTCTATCGGGCCAAGAACCAGGCAGCCACTTCAGCCAGTGGCAGTGGCTCTGAGACTCAGAGGGCCTGGGAGGCCTGGCCTGAGGCCATGTTCCAGCGTCCTCCGCGGGCACACCAGGGTGATTGCCTGGTGCATGTGCCCAGAGACCACAAACCAGGCACATTCCCTCGCTCCTTGTCCATTGAGAGCCTGTGCCCAGAGGATGGACACCGCCTGGCAGATTGGCAGCCAGGTAGGCACTGGGGCTGTGAAGGGCGCCGGGGCTCCTGTGGCTCCACAGGCAGCCACGCCAGCATCTATGACAACATGCCGGAGCTGTATCCAGCTGAGCCTGTACTGGCTGGGGCCGAggctgaagaggaagaggaggaaggtgggGACAGCTACACTCACCTGGATGACATCCTCCAGCACGTGTGGGGGTTGCAGCAGAGGGTAGAGCTCTGGTCTCAGGCCATGTGCCCAGACCTGGGGCCTCGAGataaggaagaagaagaggaggacgAAGTAGAGGAGGAGGCCACTTCAACAGTAGAAATAGCCACCGATGGAGTGGAAGGCCAGACCAGTGAGGCTCGGACCCAGGGAGAGGCTCCAGCCCTCAGGGAGTCCCTAGCCCTGGGCCACGTGGATGTGCAACTTGGAGTCCTGGCTCAGCCTCAGACCCCTGCCAAGGCTGAGTTCCTGGCACAGTCAGAGACTGGGGCCCCGGGCTTTGCCCAGGATCATGAGGAGGAGACACATTCAGGGGGGGAACCAACCTCTTCCTCCAGCCTGTCTGTGGAAGAAGGACACGTTTCCGACACTGTGGCCTCCTCCAGTGAGCTGGATAGTAGCAGGAACTCCATGAACGAGGCTGAGGCTACAGGGTCCCCGACTGGACTCCAGACATCAGTATCCCGTGAGCGACGAGATTCAGGTGTCGGGGCCTCACTTACCAGACCCTGCAG GAAGCTCCGTTGGCACAGCTTTCAGAACTCTCACCGGCCCAGCCTCAACTCAGAGTCGCTGGAGATCAACCGGCAGTTTGCCAGCCAGATACACCTCCTGCACAAGGGCTCACTGCTGCGGCTTACCACTTTCATGGAGAAGTACACCATCCCCCACAAACAGGGCTGGGTCTG GTCAGTCCCCAAGTTCATGAAGAGGAACAAGACACCTGACTACCGGGGCCAGCAGGTATTTGGGGTGCCACCCCTCATTCATGTGCAGCGCACAGGCCAGCCACTGCCCCAGAGCATTCAGCAAGCCATGCGCTACCTGCGTAGCCAGTGCCTGGACCAG GTGGGCATCTTCCGCAAGTCTGGGGTGAAGTCCAGGATCCAGAACCTGCGTCAAATGAATGAGACCTCCCCTGACAACGTCTGCTATGACGGCCAGTCAGCCTATGATGTGGCTGACTTACTGAAGCAGTATTTCCGGGACCTGCCCGAGCCCATCTTCACCAGCAAGCTTACTACTACTTTCCTGCAGATCTACCAGC tccTCCCCAAGGATCAGTGGTTGGCAGCCACACAAGCCGCCACCTTGCTGCTCCCTGATGAGAACCGAGAGGTACTACAGACCCTGCTCTATTTCCTAAGTGACATTGCCTCTGCTGAGGAGAACCAGATGACAGCCGGTAACTTGGCAGTGTGCCTGGCAccttctatcttccacctcaacGTCTCCAAGAAGGATAACCCCTCACCCAG GATCAAGAACAAACGCAGCCTAGTTGGCCGGCCAGGCCCTAGGGACTTGAGTGAGAACATGGCTGCCACCCAGGGCTTATCATACATGATCAGCGACTGCAAGAAACTTTTCCAG GTGCCTCAAGACATGGTGCTGCAACTGTGTGGCTCCTACAGTGCGGCTGAACTCAGCCCTCCGGGCCCAGCCCTGGCTGAACTGCGGCAGGCCCAGGCTGCTGGTGTAAGCCTGAGCCTCTATATGGAAGAGAGCATCCAGGAGCTGCTGCACAATGCTGCTGAGCGCTTCAAGGGCTGGATGAGCATGCCAGGGCCCCAGCGCACGGAGCTGGCTTGCAAGAAG GCGCCAGACGGGCACCCGCTGCGCGTGTGGAAGGCATCCACAGAAGTGGCAGCCCCTCCAGCCGTGGTGCTACACCGTGTCCTGCGGGAGAGGGCCCTCTGGGATGAGGATCTTCTGCGGGCCCAGGTGTTGGAAGCCCTGATGCCGGGTGTGGAGCTGTACCACTATGTCACTGACAGCATGGCACCCCATCCCTGCCGCGACTTTGTGGTGCTCCG GATGTGGCGCTCTGACCTGCCCCGTGGGGGTTGCCTCCTCGTGTCTCAGTCCCTGGATCCTGAGCAACCTGTGCCAGAGTCGGGGGTGCGGGCTCTGATGCTCACGTCCCAGTACCTCATGGAACCCTGTGGCCTGGGCCGCTCCCGGCTCACTCACATCTGCCGTGCTGACCTCAG GGGCCGTTCTCCTGACTGGTACAACAAAGTCTTCGGACACCTGTGCGCCATGGAGGTGGCAAAGATCCGGGATTCCTTCCCGACCATGCAGGCAGCTGGCCCTGAGACAAAGTTGTGA